In a genomic window of Octadecabacter temperatus:
- a CDS encoding YggT family protein, with translation MASLLEILLMIIGVARLFIFAHFIMSWLIQFEVLNLRQQFVAQLWYGLSRLLEPIYGPIRRILPQMSGIDLSPLVALLGLEAIRIVLTNQLIAIG, from the coding sequence ATGGCATCGCTACTTGAAATCTTACTAATGATCATCGGCGTCGCCCGCCTGTTCATTTTTGCGCACTTCATCATGTCATGGCTGATCCAGTTTGAAGTTCTCAATCTACGCCAGCAATTCGTTGCCCAGCTTTGGTACGGATTGTCCCGCCTGCTTGAGCCGATCTACGGTCCGATCCGCCGTATTCTTCCGCAGATGAGCGGTATTGATCTATCCCCGTTGGTTGCCCTTCTTGGCCTCGAAGCGATCCGTATTGTGCTAACCAATCAACTGATCGCGATAGGCTAA
- the yaaA gene encoding peroxide stress protein YaaA — MLTVISPAKSLDWDPVDIAATDPEFQDDAVRLAKTSRNLTLGALKDLMSISDDLARLNRDRFKAFEEAPLPDRVKPAALAFNGDTYQGLEAKTLNEADLAYAQNKLRILSGLYGLLRPLDAIQPYRLEMGSRLKTRRGKSLYDYWGTTLSKALNALGEENGTDTLVNCASQEYFGAADTKALKLNVLTPVFMEVKDDRPRIVSFFAKRARGAMARHIIENRVSSFDGIKDFSAGGYAFDSDLSTEGKPVFLRDYPDPTAG, encoded by the coding sequence ATGTTAACCGTTATTTCCCCTGCTAAATCTCTCGACTGGGACCCAGTTGATATTGCTGCGACAGACCCTGAATTTCAGGACGACGCTGTTCGCTTGGCAAAGACTTCGCGGAACCTAACGCTCGGGGCATTAAAGGATCTGATGTCGATCTCCGACGACCTTGCCCGACTAAACCGCGACCGGTTCAAAGCATTCGAGGAAGCGCCGTTACCTGATCGCGTTAAACCGGCTGCGTTGGCGTTCAATGGCGACACGTACCAAGGGTTAGAAGCCAAGACGCTGAACGAAGCAGACTTGGCCTATGCACAAAACAAACTGCGCATTTTGTCGGGTCTTTACGGGCTATTGCGCCCGCTCGATGCGATCCAACCTTATCGATTGGAAATGGGCAGTCGTTTGAAAACGCGTCGTGGAAAATCGCTCTATGATTATTGGGGTACCACGCTGTCCAAGGCGTTGAATGCACTTGGAGAGGAAAACGGCACGGATACCTTGGTCAACTGCGCCAGTCAGGAATATTTTGGGGCCGCGGATACTAAGGCACTAAAGCTGAATGTCCTCACGCCGGTCTTTATGGAAGTCAAAGACGACCGCCCACGTATCGTAAGCTTCTTTGCCAAACGCGCTCGCGGTGCCATGGCGCGACATATTATTGAGAACCGCGTGTCATCATTTGACGGGATCAAAGATTTTTCCGCGGGTGGATACGCATTCGACTCCGACCTCTCAACCGAAGGCAAACCTGTTTTCTTACGTGACTACCCCGACCCGACAGCAGGTTAG
- the recQ gene encoding DNA helicase RecQ, with protein MSAATLLRDVFGFDGFRPGQQEIVEAVTDGKNTLAIMPTGGGKSLCFQLPALVRDGVTVVISPLIALMRDQVRGLKEAGVVAGALTSGNTEEETDEVWRNLENGTLKLLYIAPERLASNGAQRMLRQAGVSMIAVDEAHCVSQWGHDFRPDYLRIGDLRRDLDVPLAAFTATADAETRDEIVAKLFGDHPPEIFLHGFDRPNIHLAFAAKDGPRAQILNFANVRREQAGIVYCGTRAKTETLAKALRDAGHSACHYHGGMEADDRRHVERRFQQEDGLIVCATIAFGMGIDKPDIRWVAHADLPKSIESYYQEIGRAGRDGAPAETLTLFGPDDIRYRRQQIDEGLAPPERREADHGRLNALLGLAEALHCRRQNLLSYFGEDPAPCGHCDLCDKPADVFDGTTPVRMALSAALRTEERFGAGHLIDILQGNMTEKVAQRSHDQLPTFGVGKEYSRVQWQAIFRQMMGHDLMRPDAERHGALRMTQKARPILRDEATIDLRRDTIKSAKSGPKIKQMVSEEDAPLLSALKAKRRAFAEQLGGPAYIVFNDKTLIEMAEKRPATLDDMARIGGVGTKKLDSYGAAFLEVINGEAEALHPKRQKLAGRTEGTIYDRLLEVQADLSRGPEGTDKPMSCSASQLAKVASQKPSDVQSITRLLGDRHADRFGTAFLSVLRDV; from the coding sequence ATGAGCGCTGCCACGCTTCTTCGCGACGTCTTCGGCTTTGACGGTTTCCGTCCGGGCCAACAAGAGATCGTTGAGGCGGTTACCGACGGCAAAAACACTCTCGCGATCATGCCGACGGGTGGCGGTAAATCCCTATGCTTCCAACTTCCGGCGTTGGTTCGTGATGGCGTAACGGTCGTGATCTCCCCGCTCATCGCCCTCATGCGCGATCAAGTGCGTGGACTGAAAGAGGCTGGTGTAGTTGCGGGTGCGCTCACATCCGGAAACACCGAAGAAGAGACCGATGAGGTTTGGCGTAACCTGGAAAACGGTACGCTAAAGCTTCTCTATATTGCCCCAGAACGCCTCGCGTCAAACGGTGCGCAACGGATGTTGCGGCAAGCCGGCGTGTCGATGATTGCCGTGGACGAGGCGCATTGTGTTTCTCAATGGGGGCACGATTTCCGCCCAGATTATTTGCGTATCGGTGATCTACGTCGCGATCTTGATGTCCCGCTTGCAGCCTTTACCGCCACGGCAGATGCCGAAACCCGCGATGAGATCGTCGCCAAACTATTCGGGGATCATCCCCCGGAAATTTTCCTACACGGATTTGATCGCCCCAACATCCACCTCGCGTTTGCAGCCAAAGACGGTCCGCGCGCCCAGATTCTGAACTTCGCCAATGTCCGTCGTGAACAAGCAGGCATCGTTTACTGCGGGACGCGTGCCAAAACCGAAACGCTGGCCAAAGCGCTGCGCGACGCTGGCCATTCAGCATGTCACTATCACGGTGGAATGGAAGCCGATGATCGTCGGCACGTTGAGCGCCGATTCCAGCAGGAAGACGGTCTGATCGTCTGTGCGACAATCGCGTTCGGAATGGGCATCGATAAACCAGATATCCGCTGGGTCGCCCACGCTGATCTGCCTAAATCTATTGAATCCTACTACCAAGAAATCGGTCGCGCTGGGCGTGACGGTGCGCCCGCTGAAACCCTCACTCTGTTTGGCCCTGATGACATTCGTTACCGCCGACAACAAATTGACGAGGGCCTTGCGCCACCAGAACGCCGCGAAGCAGATCACGGTCGCCTGAATGCGCTCCTCGGGCTTGCCGAAGCACTACACTGTCGTCGCCAAAACCTGCTTTCGTATTTTGGCGAAGATCCAGCCCCCTGCGGTCACTGCGACCTTTGCGACAAACCCGCGGATGTTTTCGATGGAACGACGCCGGTTCGCATGGCTCTGTCTGCTGCTTTGCGAACTGAAGAACGGTTCGGCGCGGGGCACCTCATCGATATCCTGCAAGGCAATATGACGGAAAAGGTTGCCCAGCGTAGTCACGACCAACTACCGACATTTGGCGTCGGCAAAGAATACAGCCGCGTTCAATGGCAGGCGATCTTTCGACAAATGATGGGCCATGACCTTATGCGCCCAGATGCGGAACGCCACGGTGCGCTGCGGATGACGCAAAAAGCGCGCCCGATATTGAGAGACGAGGCAACCATCGACCTTCGCCGTGACACAATCAAATCGGCCAAATCCGGCCCCAAGATCAAACAAATGGTGTCCGAAGAAGATGCGCCATTGTTGTCCGCGCTCAAGGCGAAACGCCGCGCATTTGCGGAACAGCTTGGCGGGCCGGCCTATATAGTTTTCAACGACAAAACCCTCATTGAAATGGCGGAAAAACGCCCCGCGACGCTGGACGACATGGCCCGTATTGGCGGTGTCGGCACCAAGAAGCTCGACAGCTATGGCGCGGCATTTTTGGAGGTCATCAACGGCGAGGCAGAAGCCCTCCATCCGAAACGCCAAAAACTCGCAGGGCGAACTGAAGGCACGATTTACGATCGCCTCCTCGAAGTACAGGCTGACCTTTCACGCGGGCCCGAAGGCACGGACAAGCCCATGTCCTGCTCCGCGTCGCAACTCGCCAAGGTCGCCAGCCAAAAGCCAAGCGATGTTCAATCAATTACCCGCCTACTCGGGGACCGCCACGCGGACCGCTTTGGAACCGCATTTCTTTCGGTGCTACGTGATGTTTAA